In Microplitis mediator isolate UGA2020A chromosome 2, iyMicMedi2.1, whole genome shotgun sequence, a single window of DNA contains:
- the LOC130664285 gene encoding allatostatin-A receptor-like isoform X2: MLEEMDGFKNKNISRLWEISNINTTNCTPAMDPNCDGYNSSAELNDSMVKVVVPVFFGLIGFLGLVGNSLVVIVVALNPGMRSTTNILIINLAIADLLFVIFCIPFTATDYVLLYWPFGDTWCKIVQYLIIVTVCASVYTLVLMSLDRYLAVVHPIASMTVRTENHAFLATCLAWLIILTASIPVLIIHGERPGDKSNQMFCRIRLDDWVVFQVTFFLLSYVIPLTLICGLYICMLVRLWRGARTSAESRRGRRRVTRLVIVVVGVFAFCWCPLQLILVAKSLNFYPLTTTSVMIQIASHVLAYMNSCVNPILYAFLSENFRKAFRKIIYCRPRYNPQGLGPPTKTTRAASSGDIL, encoded by the exons ATGTTGGAAGAAATGgatggatttaaaaataaaaatatttctcggTTGTGGGAAATTAGTAACATAAATACAACAAATTGCACACCGGCAATGGATCCAAATTGTGATGGATATAATTCAAGTGCAGAACTTAATGATAGTATGGTGAAAGTTGTGGTGCCTGTATTTTTTGGCCTAATTGGTTTCCTTGGACTCGTTGGTAATTCACTTGTCGTAATTGTTGTTGCATTAAATCCTGGAATGAGATCAACTActaatattttgattattaatttggCTATTGCTGATTTACtatttgttatattttgtATACCATTTACTGCTACGGATTACGTTCTTCTGTATTGGCCATTTGGTGACACTTGGTGCAAAATTGTTCAGTATCTTATTATTGTCACGGTATGTGCCAGTGTCTACACCCTCGTTTTGATGAGTCTAGACAG GTATCTGGCAGTTGTACATCCAATAGCTTCTATGACTGTGAGAACAGAAAACCACGCCTTCTTAGCGACTTGTCTCGCGTGGCTAATTATTCTAACTGCGTCTATTCCAGTGCTTATTATCCACGGTGAG CGACCAGGTGATAAATCAAATCAAATGTTTTGTCGAATTCGCCTTGACGACTGGGTGGTTTTCcaagttacattttttttattgagctaCGTGATCCCTTTAACTCTCATATGTGGTCTCTACATATGCATGCTAGTAAGGCTGTGGCGAGGAGCACGTACGAGTGCTGAAAGTCGACGTGGTAGAAGGAGAGTTACTCGGCTTGTAATTGTTGTGGTTGGAGTTTTTGCTTTTTGTTGGTGTCCTCTTCAG TTAATATTAGTCGCGAAATCATTAAACTTCTATCCTCTAACAACGACGTCGGTGATGATTCAAATAGCGAGTCATGTATTGGCATATATGAATAGCTGTGTCAATCCAATTTTGTATGCTTTCTTAAGTGAAAACTTTCGTAAagcttttagaaaaataatttactgtaGGCCAAGATATAATCCCCAAGGTCTTGGTCCTCCTACTAAAACTACAAGGGCTGCTAGTAGTGGCGATATTCTTTAg
- the LOC130664285 gene encoding allatostatin-A receptor-like isoform X1 produces MLEEMDGFKNKNISRLWEISNINTTNCTPAMDPNCDGYNSSAELNDSMVKVVVPVFFGLIGFLGLVGNSLVVIVVALNPGMRSTTNILIINLAIADLLFVIFCIPFTATDYVLLYWPFGDTWCKIVQYLIIVTVCASVYTLVLMSLDRYLAVVHPIASMTVRTENHAFLATCLAWLIILTASIPVLIIHGEIYPSLQRPGDKSNQMFCRIRLDDWVVFQVTFFLLSYVIPLTLICGLYICMLVRLWRGARTSAESRRGRRRVTRLVIVVVGVFAFCWCPLQLILVAKSLNFYPLTTTSVMIQIASHVLAYMNSCVNPILYAFLSENFRKAFRKIIYCRPRYNPQGLGPPTKTTRAASSGDIL; encoded by the exons ATGTTGGAAGAAATGgatggatttaaaaataaaaatatttctcggTTGTGGGAAATTAGTAACATAAATACAACAAATTGCACACCGGCAATGGATCCAAATTGTGATGGATATAATTCAAGTGCAGAACTTAATGATAGTATGGTGAAAGTTGTGGTGCCTGTATTTTTTGGCCTAATTGGTTTCCTTGGACTCGTTGGTAATTCACTTGTCGTAATTGTTGTTGCATTAAATCCTGGAATGAGATCAACTActaatattttgattattaatttggCTATTGCTGATTTACtatttgttatattttgtATACCATTTACTGCTACGGATTACGTTCTTCTGTATTGGCCATTTGGTGACACTTGGTGCAAAATTGTTCAGTATCTTATTATTGTCACGGTATGTGCCAGTGTCTACACCCTCGTTTTGATGAGTCTAGACAG GTATCTGGCAGTTGTACATCCAATAGCTTCTATGACTGTGAGAACAGAAAACCACGCCTTCTTAGCGACTTGTCTCGCGTGGCTAATTATTCTAACTGCGTCTATTCCAGTGCTTATTATCCACGGTGAG ATTTATCCATCATTACAGCGACCAGGTGATAAATCAAATCAAATGTTTTGTCGAATTCGCCTTGACGACTGGGTGGTTTTCcaagttacattttttttattgagctaCGTGATCCCTTTAACTCTCATATGTGGTCTCTACATATGCATGCTAGTAAGGCTGTGGCGAGGAGCACGTACGAGTGCTGAAAGTCGACGTGGTAGAAGGAGAGTTACTCGGCTTGTAATTGTTGTGGTTGGAGTTTTTGCTTTTTGTTGGTGTCCTCTTCAG TTAATATTAGTCGCGAAATCATTAAACTTCTATCCTCTAACAACGACGTCGGTGATGATTCAAATAGCGAGTCATGTATTGGCATATATGAATAGCTGTGTCAATCCAATTTTGTATGCTTTCTTAAGTGAAAACTTTCGTAAagcttttagaaaaataatttactgtaGGCCAAGATATAATCCCCAAGGTCTTGGTCCTCCTACTAAAACTACAAGGGCTGCTAGTAGTGGCGATATTCTTTAg